The Pedobacter roseus genome contains a region encoding:
- a CDS encoding cytochrome d ubiquinol oxidase subunit II yields the protein MEYVVITFLCMAILLYFLLGGADFGAGIIELFTSTKNRSRTRKTMYQAIGPVWEANHMWLIIAIVILFVGFPHIYTTMSVYLHIPLAIMLIGIIARGTAFVFRHYDAVKDDMQWLYNRIFRYSSFVTALFLGIIAGSLISGHIDIQATDFYTAYISGWLNWFSIAVGFFTVALCGFLAAIYLIGETNEYHDKRRFIKKAEFMNIAAVVFGAMVFIAAQRDKIPLIDWVFKSNVGLSAIVLASLSLVLLWYLLIKGKTKVLRILAGFQVTMILLAISYAHFPNFIRLKSGNAISLLETAGPEKTIYSLGLALLLGSVLILPFLGYLFYKFQKKEE from the coding sequence ATGGAATACGTTGTAATTACATTTTTATGCATGGCCATTCTGCTCTACTTTTTATTGGGTGGGGCCGATTTTGGCGCAGGAATTATAGAACTGTTTACTTCAACAAAAAACAGGAGCAGAACCCGAAAAACCATGTATCAGGCCATCGGTCCGGTTTGGGAGGCCAACCACATGTGGCTGATTATTGCTATTGTGATCCTTTTTGTGGGTTTTCCGCATATTTATACCACCATGTCCGTTTACCTGCATATTCCATTGGCCATTATGCTCATCGGTATTATTGCCCGTGGTACGGCTTTTGTATTCCGCCATTATGATGCCGTTAAAGATGATATGCAGTGGCTGTACAACCGCATTTTCAGGTATTCGAGTTTTGTGACCGCTTTATTCTTAGGCATCATTGCCGGAAGCCTGATTTCGGGCCATATCGACATACAAGCGACTGATTTCTATACTGCTTATATATCGGGCTGGTTAAACTGGTTTTCAATCGCTGTGGGCTTCTTTACAGTAGCACTTTGCGGTTTTCTTGCGGCTATTTATCTTATTGGCGAAACCAATGAATACCATGATAAACGCCGTTTCATTAAAAAGGCCGAATTTATGAATATCGCAGCGGTAGTTTTTGGTGCCATGGTATTTATTGCCGCACAGCGTGACAAAATTCCATTGATCGATTGGGTTTTTAAAAGTAATGTAGGTTTATCGGCCATTGTTCTGGCCAGTTTATCTCTTGTTTTGTTATGGTACCTGTTAATTAAAGGCAAAACCAAGGTTTTACGCATTTTAGCGGGCTTCCAGGTAACGATGATCCTTCTGGCGATTAGTTATGCCCACTTTCCAAATTTTATCCGCTTAAAAAGCGGAAATGCAATTTCGCTGTTAGAAACCGCTGGACCAGAGAAGACCATTTACAGTTTGGGTTTAGCCCTTTTATTGGGGAGTGTGCTGATTTTGCCTTTTTTAGGGTATTTGTTTTATAAGTTTCAGAAGAAAGAGGAGTAA